GGTATCGCGGCGGCGGACAGCCAGCTGAACCTGCACCAGGTCGCGGTCGAGAAGAACAGCACCGCCGGCGTCGGTGGCGGTGTGGCCATCGCCTTCGACAGCGCGGTCACGTTCGAGAAGAGCACCATCAAGGACAACACCGCCGGCTTCTTCGGCGGCGGGTTGTTCAACGCCGACAGCGTCACCACGCTGCGCGACAGCGAGGTTGTCGGCAACCGGGCCATCGGCCCGATCGGGGTCGGCGGCGGCATCTTCAACATCTTCGGCGAGGTCAACCTGTCGAGGACGAAGGTCGCCCACAACTTCTCCACCTTCGCTCCGGGCGGTGTCTTCAGCTTCTTCGGAGAGGTGAACGTGGACAACAAGTCCGCGATCACCGCGAACCGTCCGACCAACTGCCTGGCTATCCCGGGCGGCACCATCGAAAACTGCTTCGCTTGATCACCCTCGGGTGACGTGCGGCCGGGAACGGCGGCACGACGGGCAGGCAACCGAACCGGCCCCCTTCCGCAGGACGCGGAAGGGGGCCGGTTCACGGTTACTTCTGGACGAAGACCGCCACGCTGCGCGCCGGGACGGTGAACGTTCCGGCCGCCCGGTCGAACGAGGCCGTACGCAGCGCCGCGTCGGCCGAGTCGACCAGCACCGGGTGCAGTGCCACGTCCGCCCCCCGCAGACCGGTCAGCGTCTGCTTCGCCGTCTCCGGGGTGCCGTTGAAGACGACGGTCACCGACTTCCACGTCCCGCCCAGCCCGCGAGCGTCCAGGGTCATGGTCAGCACTCCCGGCGTCTCCTGCGCCCCGGAGAGCGGGAACGCCACCCGCTGCTGCACCTGCTCGGCGGTGGCCAGCCCGAACACCGGCGACGACGCCCGGATGCGCAGCAACTCGGCGTACCGGGCGTCAGTGGTGTTGATCGCCGCGCAGTCCGGCACCAGCGCCGGGTCCGCCAGCAGGGGCTTCGCGTACGACCACTTGTCCTCGTTGTCCTGCGCCGGCGGCAGACCGGCGCCGAACCCGTTGCCCCGTTCGCAGCCCCAGCGGATCTGGTTGAACCAGTCACCGGAGTTGTACGAGTTGCGGTCCAGCGACTTCGACCGCAGCCGTTCGGTGCCGGCGGTGACGAACCCGGTGCCCTGTCCCAGCACCACCGTGCCCAGCGCCAGCACCTGCATCCGGGAGCGGTCCGCCGCCGTGGTGGCCTGCGGCAGTTTGTACGCCAGCGCGTCGTACAGGATCTCGTTGTCGTGCGCGTCGGCGTAGGTGACGGCCTCCCCCGGCGCGGCGGTGTAACCGGCCGGGGAGCCGTTGTAGTCCACCTGCGCCCCGGTGACCTGCTGTCCGGCGGTGTCGGTGAACCGGTATCCGCGCAGGTTGCCGGTCAGACCCACCTTGATCAGGTCGTGGGCGTGCAGCAGCCGGGCCTTCTGCTCGGCTGGTGACCCGTTGACCGCGTCGCCGTTGGGGTCGGTGTAGAGCCCGGAGGCGAAACCCTGCACGCGCGGGTTCGTGTCGAACGGTCCACCGCCGCGCACCGCGTCGCGGAGCCGGTCGTTGAAGGTGCCGATGCCGGTGCCCGCCATGTTGGCCTGGGTGGCCTGCACGAAACGGGCGTCGTTGGCGACCTCGCCGAAGTTCCAGCCCTCGCCGTAGAGCAGGATCGACCTGCCGTCCACGCCGTCGCGGGCGACGGTCAGGCGGTCCAGTGCCCTGCGAACGGCCAGGATGTTCGCCTTCGGGTGGTGACCCATCAGGTCGAACCGGAAACCGTCCACCTTGTACTGCTTCGCCCAGGTGACCAGCGAGTCGACGACAAGTTTGCCCATCATGGCGTGCTCCGGCGCGGTGTTGGCGCAGCAGGTGGAGTTGGCCACCGTGCCGTCCTCCAACAGCCGCTGGTAGTAGCCGGGCACGATCTGGTCAAGTACCGACTTCGCGTCGGTGCCGGCCGCCGACGTGTGGTTGTAGACCACGTCCATGACCACCCGCAGGCCGGCGTCGTTCACCCCGGCGACCATCCGCCGGAACTCGGTGGTCCGCGCCGCGCCGACCGGGTCGACGGCGTAGCCGCCCTCGGGCACGGTGTAGTGCAGCGGGTCGTACCCCCAGTTGTAGCCGTCGTTCTCGGCGACGACGGCCACGCACTTCTGCTGCTCCGGCGAGTCCGGCGGGAGCGCCGCCAGGTCGCAGGCCGGCTGACGCTGGTCGGCCCGCTTCTCCGGAATCGTCGCGAAGTCGAACGCCGGCAGCAGGTGCAGGTGGGTGACACCGGCGTCGCCGAGCGCCGCCAGGTGGGTCATGCCGGCGGACTTCGGGTCGCTGAAGGCGAGGAACGTGCCCCGCCGCTCGACCGGCACGGTGTCGTCGGCGATCGAGAAGTCCCGCACCGACAGCTCGGAGATCTGCGCCTTCGCCGCAGGCATCGGCGCCGGTTTGCGCAGCGTCCGCCAACCCGCCGGGGCCAACGCCGCGTCGTTCAGGTCGACCAACTGGCTGTGCGTGGAATCCGCGGCGAGGGCCACCGAGTACGGGTCGGTCACCGACGCGGTGACCATCTTCTGCGCGGCCGGCTGCCACGCCTGCACCTCGTACCGGTAGTACTTCCCGGTCCAGGTGTGGTTGCCCCGCGCCGACCAGACGCCGGTGCGGTCGTCGCGGCGCATCGGCACCGCCCTCGGCGGGGCGGTGGGCGAGTCGAACAGTTGCAGCGTCACCGTCCGGGCGGTCGGCGCCCACAACGCGACGCTCGGCGTCCGGTCCGCGAACGTCGGCCCGAGGGTGGCGTCGGCGGCCTGCGCGTACACGTCGTCGAGCACGCCGGGGATCTGCACGCCGGTCGCCGCGAGCAGGGCACCCGAAGCGTCGCGCTCGGTGACCAGCAACTGCCCCCGCAGCGCCGCCGGGACCTTGGCGAGGTCCGCCCGGTCCAGGGCGAAGCTACGGTACGACCACAGGTGCGGGAACGCGGTGCGCTGGGCCTCGGTGAGCCCGTTGCGCTGCGCCCGCAGCGGCAACGTGGCGTACGTGCCGGTCAGCGCCCCGTCGACCACGCTGACGCCGCCGGTGGGTGCGGCGACCAGCGCGTACGTCCTGCCGTCGGTCGGTGGGGTCTGCCACGCCACGGTGGACCGGTCGATCCAGTGCGCCTTCTGCTTGCTGATGTCGGTGTCCCCGCTGGCGCTGGTGGCTGTCGACGGCAGTAACCGGCCCGGTGTGGCGGCGAGCAACCACACCTCGCGGCCCGCGCTGGCGAAGTCGAGCCGCTGGTCGTCTGGCAGGTCCTTGGTGTCGCCCTGGTGGATGATGTAGTTCAGCCCGGTCGCGCCGGCTGCCAGCGGCACCCGGAACACCGCCCCGAACGCGTCGACGGACGTCGGCCGCAACGGCGCGGACCACTCGGTCGGGTTGGCGGCGCCATCCCACAGGTGCAGGCCCCAGCCGTCGTAGTTGCCGTCGGCCCGCCGGTAGTGGATCACGGCGGTGCCCTCCTCGACCGGCGGGGCCGGCTCACCGGTGGCCGCCTGCCTGCTCGGGTAGATCGCCGGGTCGCCCTGCTTGAGCCAGATCTCACCGGTGGACGTGACGTCGATGCTGCGGTCCTGGGCGACGTCCTTGTTGCCGTCGGAGTCGACCACGAGGAAGCTCACCGACGTCGCGCCCGGCTTGAGCTTCACCCAGGCGAACCGGCCGTAGGAGTCCTCTCCGGCGAACGGCTGCCCCTTGGGCCACTCGGTGACGTACGCCGGGTCGATGTCACCCCAGGCGTACAACCCCCAGTCGTCGTACCCACCGGCGGGGCGCTGGTAGTGCACCACCGCCCACTCCCGCGACTTGCCCTGCGGCGGTGTGCCCACGATGGCGGTGGACCGGGCGGTGGCGGTACGCCCGCGGCCGTCGCGGACCACCGCCTTGTACTCGACCCGGGTGCCGCCGGCCAGGCCGGTCAGGTCGTGCTGCACGGTGTACGGCGCGTGGTCGGCGCTGCCCAGCAACGTCCACCGGCCACCCGCGACCCGGGCGGCGACGGTGACGGTGGCCAGCGGGTCACCGGTCACCTGGGCGGTGACCGCCGCCCGGGTGGCGACCGGCACGTCCGGCGCGGGCGCGGTGATGGTGATGCGCGGCGCGGCGGTCGGGCGTGCGACGGGAGTGCCGGCGCGGTGGACCACCGCCGACAGCGGCGGCACGGTCAGGGTCAGCCTGCCGTCGGCGCCCGCCGTGGCGGTCTGGCTGCCGCCGTAGATGCCGGTGAACGTGGCGCCGGCCGACCAGGTGTCCACGGTGACAGTCTGCGCCGTGTCGGCGTTGTTCACCGCCACCACGTACTCGGTCCGGTCGCCGGGGGCGATCCGGGAGGCGGCGAATACGCCCGGCCCGTCGGCGGCGTAACGGGTGACCTGCACGCCGTCGCGCAGCGCCGGGTGCGCCTGGCGCAGCCGGCCCAGCTCGGCGATGGTCCGATACAGCGGGTGGCCGGTGTCGAACTGGTCGCTGGCGTGGGTGCGGTCGGTGCCGAGCAGGTCGTCGTCGAGGTAGTCGGCGACCGACGATGCGAACATGTCCTGCCGGGCGTCCTTGTCCCCGCCGGGGCCGGTGAAGCCCTGCTCGTCGCCGGAGTAGATCACCGGCTGGCCGCGGGTCAGGAACATCAGCTGGTGCGCGAGCTGGTCGCGGCGCAGATGGCTGGCCGGGTCGGTGCCACCCCCGGCGACGAACGAACCGATCCGGCCCATGTCGTGGTTGCCGAGGAAGGTGGTCAACCGGCCGGCGTCGGTGTCCCGGGCGGCGTAGAGGTCGTCGCGGGCGTACACGTCGGCGAGCGCCTTCGCCGAGCCGGCGCCGGCGGTGTAGCCGCGCGCGGCCTCCTGGAAGGCGAAGTCGAGGGTCGCCGGCAGACCACCCTGTCGGACGTAGCTGGAGCTGATTTCCGGGTCGGCGCTGTACACCTCGCCGAACATGAAGAAGTCCTTCTTGCCTGCCTTCTCGGCGGCCCGCTCGATCCCCTGGCTGAACTGCGGCCAGAAGTCCATGTTGACGTGCTTGACGGTGTCCAACCGGAAACCGTCGACGCCGGTCGCGCCGATCCAGTCCCCGTACGCCTTGGTCAGCCCCTGGACCACCTCGGGGCGCTCGGTCCACAGGTCGTCGAGGCCGAAGAAGTCGCCGTACTCGCTGTTCTCGCCAGCGAAGGTCGAGTCGCCCCGGTTGTGGTACATGGTGGCGTCGTTCAGCCAGGCCGGCACCTTGACGGTGGCGTCCTTCGGCTCGGCGAACGTCGGGGTGTACGGGAACGACTGCTGGTCGACCGCCGGGAAGGCGCGGCTGCCGTCGGCGTAGTTGCGGTCCTCGAAGGCCCGTCCCTGCGCGTCGGTGTACGGCGAGGTCGCCTTGTCCACGTACGCATAGGTGTTCTCGGCGTACTTGATGACGTCAGCGGTGTGGTTGACGATCACATCGAGGTAGATCTTGATGCCGCGCTGGTGGGCGAGCTTGACCAGCCTCTTCATCTCTTCGTTCGTGCCGAAGTGCGGGTCCACCTGGGTGAAGTCGGTGATCCA
The window above is part of the Micromonospora sp. LH3U1 genome. Proteins encoded here:
- the pulA gene encoding pullulanase-type alpha-1,6-glucosidase; protein product: MKPPPIPRTALLALVSLLTLTLVGTPVAVPPAAAAAQPPGSAFLAVGGATQWRAEPTAEELLKAGGNSARAEQFYFVLPDRFANGDPRNDRGGLAGDRLATGLDPTDKGFYHGGDLKGVIDKLDYIQGMGTTAIWLAPIFKNRPVQGAGNDISAGYHGYWITDFTQVDPHFGTNEEMKRLVKLAHQRGIKIYLDVIVNHTADVIKYAENTYAYVDKATSPYTDAQGRAFEDRNYADGSRAFPAVDQQSFPYTPTFAEPKDATVKVPAWLNDATMYHNRGDSTFAGENSEYGDFFGLDDLWTERPEVVQGLTKAYGDWIGATGVDGFRLDTVKHVNMDFWPQFSQGIERAAEKAGKKDFFMFGEVYSADPEISSSYVRQGGLPATLDFAFQEAARGYTAGAGSAKALADVYARDDLYAARDTDAGRLTTFLGNHDMGRIGSFVAGGGTDPASHLRRDQLAHQLMFLTRGQPVIYSGDEQGFTGPGGDKDARQDMFASSVADYLDDDLLGTDRTHASDQFDTGHPLYRTIAELGRLRQAHPALRDGVQVTRYAADGPGVFAASRIAPGDRTEYVVAVNNADTAQTVTVDTWSAGATFTGIYGGSQTATAGADGRLTLTVPPLSAVVHRAGTPVARPTAAPRITITAPAPDVPVATRAAVTAQVTGDPLATVTVAARVAGGRWTLLGSADHAPYTVQHDLTGLAGGTRVEYKAVVRDGRGRTATARSTAIVGTPPQGKSREWAVVHYQRPAGGYDDWGLYAWGDIDPAYVTEWPKGQPFAGEDSYGRFAWVKLKPGATSVSFLVVDSDGNKDVAQDRSIDVTSTGEIWLKQGDPAIYPSRQAATGEPAPPVEEGTAVIHYRRADGNYDGWGLHLWDGAANPTEWSAPLRPTSVDAFGAVFRVPLAAGATGLNYIIHQGDTKDLPDDQRLDFASAGREVWLLAATPGRLLPSTATSASGDTDISKQKAHWIDRSTVAWQTPPTDGRTYALVAAPTGGVSVVDGALTGTYATLPLRAQRNGLTEAQRTAFPHLWSYRSFALDRADLAKVPAALRGQLLVTERDASGALLAATGVQIPGVLDDVYAQAADATLGPTFADRTPSVALWAPTARTVTLQLFDSPTAPPRAVPMRRDDRTGVWSARGNHTWTGKYYRYEVQAWQPAAQKMVTASVTDPYSVALAADSTHSQLVDLNDAALAPAGWRTLRKPAPMPAAKAQISELSVRDFSIADDTVPVERRGTFLAFSDPKSAGMTHLAALGDAGVTHLHLLPAFDFATIPEKRADQRQPACDLAALPPDSPEQQKCVAVVAENDGYNWGYDPLHYTVPEGGYAVDPVGAARTTEFRRMVAGVNDAGLRVVMDVVYNHTSAAGTDAKSVLDQIVPGYYQRLLEDGTVANSTCCANTAPEHAMMGKLVVDSLVTWAKQYKVDGFRFDLMGHHPKANILAVRRALDRLTVARDGVDGRSILLYGEGWNFGEVANDARFVQATQANMAGTGIGTFNDRLRDAVRGGGPFDTNPRVQGFASGLYTDPNGDAVNGSPAEQKARLLHAHDLIKVGLTGNLRGYRFTDTAGQQVTGAQVDYNGSPAGYTAAPGEAVTYADAHDNEILYDALAYKLPQATTAADRSRMQVLALGTVVLGQGTGFVTAGTERLRSKSLDRNSYNSGDWFNQIRWGCERGNGFGAGLPPAQDNEDKWSYAKPLLADPALVPDCAAINTTDARYAELLRIRASSPVFGLATAEQVQQRVAFPLSGAQETPGVLTMTLDARGLGGTWKSVTVVFNGTPETAKQTLTGLRGADVALHPVLVDSADAALRTASFDRAAGTFTVPARSVAVFVQK